One region of Sulfuriroseicoccus oceanibius genomic DNA includes:
- a CDS encoding addiction module protein, whose amino-acid sequence MIPTDVSKLAPQEKFQLMEALWDDMREIVDGADVPDEHKELLDGRRSQAEADHAELIPWAQAKADLIKG is encoded by the coding sequence ATGATTCCCACTGACGTCTCAAAATTAGCTCCGCAAGAGAAGTTCCAGCTAATGGAAGCTTTGTGGGACGACATGCGTGAAATCGTCGATGGAGCCGATGTTCCAGATGAGCACAAGGAGCTCTTGGATGGCAGACGCAGTCAGGCAGAAGCAGACCACGCCGAACTCATCCCTTGGGCCCAAGCCAAAGCCGATCTGATCAAGGGGTGA
- a CDS encoding type II toxin-antitoxin system RelE/ParE family toxin → MKALVISKGAVQDIRDGSSFYDALDLGLGEYFTSTMIAEIEGLRITGGTHRKAYADYHRLLVRKFPYAVYYTSEDDRIIVWAVVDCRRNPDWIRDHLKQL, encoded by the coding sequence GTGAAAGCTCTGGTCATCTCCAAAGGTGCCGTTCAAGACATTCGTGACGGAAGCTCATTTTACGATGCTCTGGATCTGGGTCTTGGCGAGTATTTCACCTCAACGATGATCGCCGAGATCGAAGGGCTCCGGATCACCGGAGGAACCCATCGGAAAGCCTACGCGGATTACCATCGACTACTCGTCCGAAAATTTCCGTACGCCGTCTACTACACGTCGGAAGATGACAGAATCATCGTTTGGGCCGTTGTCGACTGCCGCCGCAATCCAGACTGGATTCGCGACCACTTGAAGCAGCTGTAA
- a CDS encoding MBL fold metallo-hydrolase yields the protein MEPSDILRIRGSGVRHHVIRDASELYLIDTGFIGGIRQLEQALTARGWRHLPIRGILLTHGHLDHILNVARLAAQYDAWIAAPEADLAHYEGKARYHGMSRIAGALEAVGKPLLGFHTFTPNRLINDGDQIEIGSGLRVVQLPGHTAGHCGFLNEASGLLFCGDLFASFDRFSHLPPTIFNQDNHQARASLTKALDLPLTGVLPNHGDMAPSGVHLKRMRKLAERL from the coding sequence ATGGAGCCGTCCGACATCCTGCGCATCCGCGGAAGTGGCGTCCGCCACCACGTGATCCGCGATGCCTCGGAGCTCTATCTCATCGATACCGGGTTCATCGGAGGAATCCGTCAGCTTGAACAGGCTCTCACTGCTCGCGGATGGCGCCATCTTCCCATTCGCGGGATCCTACTAACCCACGGTCACCTCGACCATATCCTCAACGTCGCACGACTGGCGGCCCAATACGACGCGTGGATCGCCGCACCAGAGGCGGACCTCGCCCACTACGAGGGCAAAGCCCGCTATCACGGAATGTCCCGGATAGCCGGCGCACTGGAAGCGGTTGGCAAACCATTACTCGGCTTCCACACATTCACTCCGAACCGCCTGATCAACGACGGAGATCAAATTGAAATCGGCAGTGGGCTTCGCGTCGTCCAACTGCCCGGACACACCGCAGGGCATTGTGGATTCTTAAATGAGGCATCGGGCCTTCTCTTCTGCGGCGACCTGTTTGCCAGCTTCGACCGGTTCAGCCATCTTCCTCCGACCATCTTCAACCAGGACAACCATCAAGCCAGAGCAAGCCTGACCAAAGCGCTGGATCTACCACTGACCGGCGTTCTACCCAACCACGGAGACATGGCACCATCAGGAGTACATCTGAAACGGATGCGAAAGCTGGCAGAGCGGCTGTGA
- a CDS encoding DEAD/DEAH box helicase, translating to MELTTQWLGNVAGWKAMKQGKELVASVTAADWQDPVMRGSVRAGGRAMAAGFRVLGRDDVKNFCSCPEARSTGALCGHSVAVALAWIEQSVAPTPKPTAKKPKPAAVNNSQAKPLSDSEWATAVELSEAWVGKAAGAKNAGLKVVRGDASNANSSPVEQMVLNQWLEKIGAPRTSAMLSVPVAQVLELFTQLRAAQGSIPTGRGEGEVVFVGDHAVSLNGLEHRPQLTAEFSCDSDDPGDWEVSITVNNDANNCINKSESKSADVLLKGAGGVNCWRLSYSQSGRWSAVPVAGPGDGWSPIEQRELAGWLAAALDATVAPLTVSVEWLVGHLDDLRETFEMTALENELAQCVQLDDAPPVPVLEVEGSTNYLAGSVKFAYIPVNKGSSSEGVKSANLVAPDAKSSVVWSIDENGRAMMRQRRRDFEKAVLAEIESNGWILEADGSFKNKQPDAIFQFIAEKAPRWRENGWVVEFGERFTFVAGNVPVVRPQIAWQGSGEDWLMAEIDYKVVHQGREISLSSADVNNLLRSNRSHFKAGGQTVAVDLDSVREMHETLLDVDPRQSAAGRYQVDSVQADFLSAAVGSEPPQRLVEKPVNWSSIADLESFLRDYQKKGIEWMIRQAEAGRGILLGDDMGLGKTLQTLTFIDYWLKRGERREKKSAPALVVVPTSLLGNWQQEAAKWLPDRQVVTLHGPQRKKLFTGLDASDIVITSYGLVSRDLDSLYRDFEFSAVILDEASLLRNPRSQAAKAVRELQAKARVALSGTPVENSVRDLWSIFEFIQPGYLGGFKTFQDRYEKPLAGGAPDTSIGRRLARRVEPFFLRRTKSEVAPELPEKLVQVAYADLTAAQASLYRKLVNEARGKVKDLAKQGGGAGRMAMLTALLRLRQSCCDLRLLGLDEAALAKVSDADLSAKRELLREILRESIEGGHRVLVFSQFVQMLRLIEEDLQAEGWDYGYLDGQTQNRREVVDRFQKGKAPVFLISLKAGGYGLNLTAADTVVHFDPWWNPAVEAQATDRAHRIGQDRPVTVYKLITRGTIEEKVLRLQRRKQGVIDLAIDDRAPMMGGLDDKDLKELLG from the coding sequence GAAAAACTTTTGCAGCTGTCCGGAAGCGCGATCAACCGGGGCGCTGTGCGGTCACTCGGTAGCGGTTGCGTTGGCGTGGATCGAGCAGTCGGTTGCACCGACACCGAAGCCGACCGCGAAGAAGCCTAAGCCGGCCGCTGTGAATAACTCTCAAGCGAAGCCTCTGAGCGATTCGGAATGGGCGACCGCAGTCGAGCTCTCCGAAGCATGGGTTGGAAAAGCTGCCGGTGCGAAAAATGCCGGGCTCAAAGTGGTGCGTGGCGATGCCTCGAATGCGAACTCTTCACCGGTCGAGCAGATGGTGCTCAACCAGTGGTTGGAGAAGATTGGTGCTCCGCGCACTTCGGCCATGCTGTCGGTGCCGGTTGCGCAGGTGCTTGAGTTATTCACACAGCTTAGAGCCGCCCAGGGATCGATCCCCACGGGCAGAGGGGAAGGGGAGGTTGTCTTTGTCGGCGATCACGCGGTCTCTCTGAATGGCTTGGAACATCGACCCCAGCTCACTGCGGAATTCTCATGCGACTCTGATGATCCGGGCGATTGGGAGGTGTCGATAACTGTGAATAATGATGCGAATAACTGCATCAATAAGTCTGAGAGTAAGTCTGCGGATGTCCTTCTTAAAGGGGCTGGAGGCGTAAATTGCTGGCGGTTGAGTTATTCACAGTCGGGTCGTTGGTCTGCGGTTCCTGTTGCTGGCCCTGGCGATGGCTGGTCACCGATCGAGCAGCGCGAGCTCGCAGGTTGGCTGGCAGCGGCCCTCGACGCCACCGTCGCGCCACTGACGGTTTCAGTTGAGTGGTTGGTCGGCCATTTGGACGATCTGCGCGAGACCTTTGAGATGACTGCGTTGGAAAATGAGCTGGCCCAATGTGTACAACTCGACGATGCGCCGCCGGTTCCTGTGCTCGAAGTCGAGGGGTCGACCAACTATTTGGCAGGATCGGTCAAATTCGCTTACATCCCTGTAAATAAAGGATCTTCCTCTGAGGGCGTAAAAAGTGCCAATTTGGTCGCTCCCGACGCAAAATCGAGTGTTGTGTGGTCGATCGATGAAAATGGCCGGGCGATGATGCGTCAGCGCCGCAGGGACTTCGAGAAGGCGGTTTTGGCCGAAATTGAGTCGAACGGCTGGATTTTGGAAGCTGACGGATCCTTTAAGAATAAGCAACCGGACGCTATTTTTCAGTTCATTGCAGAAAAAGCACCACGATGGCGTGAAAACGGGTGGGTCGTCGAGTTTGGCGAGCGGTTTACCTTCGTCGCGGGCAATGTACCGGTGGTTCGGCCCCAAATTGCCTGGCAGGGCTCCGGGGAGGACTGGTTGATGGCAGAAATCGACTACAAGGTCGTTCATCAGGGGCGTGAGATCAGTCTGAGCAGCGCGGATGTGAATAACTTGCTGCGCTCAAACCGCAGTCATTTCAAGGCTGGTGGCCAGACGGTGGCAGTCGACCTCGATTCCGTGCGGGAAATGCACGAGACTTTGCTCGATGTCGACCCGCGTCAATCGGCCGCCGGGCGCTACCAGGTGGACTCTGTGCAGGCCGATTTCCTGTCGGCTGCGGTGGGGAGCGAGCCACCACAGCGACTTGTGGAAAAGCCGGTTAATTGGTCCTCTATCGCTGATCTGGAGAGCTTCTTACGCGACTACCAAAAGAAGGGAATTGAGTGGATGATTCGTCAGGCGGAGGCTGGACGAGGCATATTGCTTGGCGATGACATGGGCTTGGGCAAGACGCTGCAGACATTGACCTTCATCGACTATTGGTTGAAGCGCGGGGAGCGGCGGGAAAAGAAGTCGGCGCCGGCGCTGGTTGTGGTTCCCACCTCGCTGCTGGGGAACTGGCAGCAGGAGGCGGCCAAGTGGTTGCCGGATCGTCAGGTGGTGACGCTCCACGGCCCCCAGCGTAAGAAGTTATTCACAGGGTTGGATGCCTCGGATATTGTCATCACGAGCTATGGATTGGTGTCTCGTGACCTCGATTCGCTGTACCGAGATTTTGAGTTTTCGGCGGTGATTTTGGATGAGGCGAGTTTGTTAAGAAACCCTCGATCACAGGCAGCGAAAGCAGTGCGCGAACTGCAGGCTAAAGCGCGTGTGGCACTGTCTGGAACGCCTGTGGAAAACTCGGTTCGCGACCTGTGGTCGATCTTCGAATTCATCCAACCGGGGTATCTCGGAGGCTTCAAAACGTTCCAGGATCGCTATGAAAAACCACTCGCCGGAGGGGCTCCGGATACGTCGATCGGGCGGCGATTGGCACGTCGGGTCGAGCCGTTTTTCCTGCGTCGGACGAAGTCGGAAGTGGCTCCGGAGTTGCCCGAAAAGTTGGTTCAAGTTGCCTATGCCGACCTCACTGCAGCCCAGGCATCCCTGTACAGAAAGCTCGTCAACGAGGCACGTGGCAAGGTCAAGGATCTGGCAAAACAGGGTGGCGGAGCAGGCCGGATGGCGATGCTCACCGCACTGCTGCGGCTACGTCAGTCGTGCTGTGATTTGCGTCTTTTGGGGCTCGATGAGGCGGCATTGGCGAAGGTTTCAGACGCCGATCTGAGTGCCAAGCGTGAGCTCTTGCGCGAGATATTGCGCGAGTCAATTGAGGGGGGACACCGCGTTTTGGTCTTTAGTCAGTTCGTTCAAATGCTGCGATTGATCGAAGAGGACCTGCAGGCGGAAGGGTGGGATTATGGCTATCTCGACGGCCAGACCCAGAACCGCCGCGAGGTCGTGGATCGTTTCCAAAAGGGGAAGGCTCCTGTGTTCTTGATCAGCCTAAAGGCCGGCGGCTATGGCCTCAACCTCACCGCCGCCGATACCGTCGTGCATTTTGATCCGTGGTGGAACCCAGCGGTCGAAGCCCAGGCCACCGACCGCGCCCACCGTATCGGACAGGACCGTCCGGTGACCGTCTACAAGCTCATCACCCGCGGAACGATCGAGGAGAAAGTGCTGCGCCTTCAGCGACGCAAACAGGGCGTGATCGACCTGGCAATCGACGACCGTGCACCGATGATGGGTGGCCTCGATGACAAGGATTTGAAGGAGTTGTTGGGGTAA